A region of Saccharomyces kudriavzevii IFO 1802 strain IFO1802 genome assembly, chromosome: 14 DNA encodes the following proteins:
- the ZRG17 gene encoding Zn(2+) transporter ZRG17 (similar to Saccharomyces cerevisiae ZRG17 (YNR039C); ancestral locus Anc_6.357) produces the protein METLQMNAIQEEDNSSPEIAFQTPKLNDSDASSFSLSNVNGVGNADGMTSQNRTLFASPRPSSLFYSAKEGNNSSSSIIYNPSFTFGENVSSNNNAYEGASLKSKSGENRRQSLKYIPEPKLVPPPPRTRSPVRGISPDTGNGKRSSLILDSPFNFTASTLQPHQQTPPSSAASRTSFRKGHRYKHSSVSMNFFQEPEVKIPLNIAKSLPIPDLSDLMSNLPWPKAHLQLSITALQVLACLITFQIGHLYSWNNFITLSHFITYDIIGSLVIIFVENLSLFQVWFTGTITFPFGLNRIDVLLSFALAVSLCFVGLDLLFHIVEELIVLFVEAGSTSTNSHDHDEINEQIPHSHFASANDSQNENITLWYGVLMVNLVLSTLSLYKTFYANKYSNLKTKNPIITITYTAYLFIYPLLLDLLSSVSDYLATFVISILILWHGLTIARWTSTILLMGFSTTSLSNSTLLNNNLAADAVTNAQEAESKSGKVNPYVRPRSMSSLPIATINREKAKTGFWNPITSTENPTNIKNMMKSQIEKLSEFKSRCVLNYDDIIISKVNFTLYVVLIKITMKGGSNDDELMLRLAVDKCIRTSIPSCEATIDIDRI, from the coding sequence ATGGAGACGCTGCAAATGAACGCTATACAGGAGGAGGACAATTCGTCCCCGGAAATTGCTTTTCAAACTCCCAAATTGAATGATTCCGATGCTTCGTCCTTCTCGCTGTCCAACGTGAATGGTGTCGGAAACGCAGATGGCATGACATCGCAAAACAGAACACTTTTTGCATCACCGAGGCCTAGCTCGCTATTTTATTCTGCTAAAGAGGGAAACAACTCCAGTTCCAGCATAATCTACAACCCTTCTTTCACATTTGGTGAAAATGTTTCGAGTAACAACAACGCCTATGAAGGTGCTTCGTTGAAAAGCAAGAGTGGTGAAAATCGAAGACAATCACTCAAGTATATACCAGAACCGAAGTTGGTGCCGCCTCCTCCCAGAACAAGATCGCCGGTAAGAGGCATTTCTCCGGATACTGGCAACGGTAAAAGATCCTCTTTGATCCTCGATTCTCCATTTAATTTTACAGCATCTACTTTACAACCACATCAGCAGACACCGCCCTCGTCAGCTGCATCAAGAACTTCGTTCCGTAAGGGACATCGTTATAAGCATTCCTCTGTGtcgatgaattttttccaggAACCTGAAGTAAAAATCCCGCTAAACATCGCTAAATCTCTGCCTATTCCAGATCTGAGCGATTTGATGTCAAATTTACCATGGCCAAAGGCTCACCTTCAGCTATCAATAACAGCTCTACAAGTTCTCGCATGCTTAATCACTTTTCAAATCGGGCACTTATACTCCTGGAATAATTTCATCACACTATCGCATTTTATTACTTACGACATCATCGGGTCTCTGGTAATCATATTCGTGGAAAATCTGTCGCTATTCCAGGTTTGGTTCACGGGGACAATCACATTTCCCTTCGGACTGAATAGAATAGATGTTCTATTAAGTTTTGCCCTTGCTGTTTCATTGTGTTTTGTCGGACTAGACCTTTTATTCCATATAGTCGAAGAGCTCATAGTTCTCTTCGTAGAAGCAGGCAGTACATCAACAAATAGCCACGACCACGATGAAATCAATGAACAAATTCCTCATTCTCATTTTGCTAGCGCTAATGATtcacaaaatgaaaacatcacTCTATGGTACGGTGTATTAATGGTCAATTTAGTATTGTCGACATTATCACTTTATAAGACGTTCTATGCTAATAAATACAGCAActtgaagacgaagaatcCAATAATTACCATCACTTACACCGCGTACTTATTCATATATCCGCTGTTATTGGACTTATTATCAAGTGTATCCGATTATCTGGCCACCTTTGTGATTTCGATTTTGATTCTATGGCATGGGCTAACTATAGCACGATGGACCTCGACAATACTATTGATGGGATTTTCCACTACATCTTTATCCAACTCAACGCTACTCAATAACAATCTCGCCGCTGATGCGGTTACGAATGCTCAAGAAGCTGAGTCCAAGTCAGGTAAAGTAAATCCATACGTACGACCAAGATCAATGAGCTCGTTACCGATCGCTACAATCAATAGAGAGAAGGCGAAAACTGGGTTTTGGAACCCTATAACCTCTACTGAAAACCcaacaaatataaaaaatatgatgaagagCCAAATAGAGAAATTAAGCGAGTTCAAATCCAGATGCGTTTTAAATTACGATGATATAATAATAAGCAAAGTAAATTTCACGCTTTATGTGGTGCTGATTAAAATAACTATGAAAGGTGGATCTAATGATGACGAGTTGATGTTAAGGTTAGCTGTTGACAAGTGCATTCGAACAAGCATTCCATCCTGTGAAGCCACAATAGATATAGACCGAATATAA
- the MRX15 gene encoding Mrx15p (similar to Saccharomyces cerevisiae YNR040W; ancestral locus Anc_6.360), producing MDGRINYILWATGREGMVTKSQFKGSSTTLAQLIQEVGRSGGRKPVFQYKVPRSIRWASTALAVVFLTYGAAYTDMSWRTAQEVYGSATEKEQRSVWFRCKTFGPVALGVLPVVLAAGTKHITSRLVTEMKYLPPIKNKAVPRYQLTRRTPFLGKQVTIIRDINELSKNKNTKIFTGVGLQGMEDKATFVFFVVDKGANSFFNKVYIFSRSGSVVKNDARILDCFFSNVADNKLLNKSVLTQILSSTSAKTQFHSNKSRSSIKNIIKPK from the coding sequence ATGGATGGCCGGATCAATTATATTCTATGGGCTACGGGACGAGAAGGGATGGTTACTAAGAGTCAGTTCAAGGGCAGCAGCACTACGCTAGCGCAGCTGATCCAGGAAGTCGGGCGCAGTGGGGGCAGAAAGCCTGTGTTCCAGTACAAGGTGCCACGTTCTATACGGTGGGCTTCCACCGCCTTAGCTGTGGTATTTCTCACGTATGGCGCTGCGTACACCGACATGTCTTGGAGAACCGCTCAAGAAGTGTACGGAAGTGCCACCGAGAAGGAGCAGCGCAGTGTGTGGTTCAGGTGCAAGACGTTCGGGCCTGTGGCGCTAGGGGTCTTGCCAGTGGTCCTAGCTGCCGGAACGAAACATATAACGTCAAGGCTGGTCACAGAAATGAAGTACTTACCACCCATTAAGAATAAGGCGGTGCCACGGTACCAGTTGACGCGACGCACACCCTTCCTAGGAAAGCAAGTTACCATTATTAGAGACATCAACGAACTGTCCAAGAATAAGAACACCAAGATCTTCACCGGCGTGGGCTTACAGGGTATGGAGGACAAAGCCACGTTTGTCTTCTTCGTAGTAGACAAAGGGGCGAATTCATTCTTCAATAAGGTTTACATCTTCTCAAGATCTGGTAGCGTTGTCAAGAACGACGCCCGGATACTGGATTGCTTTTTTAGCAATGTTGCAGACAATAAGTTACTGAACAAGTCCGTGCTCACACAAATTCTTTCTAGTACATCTGCCAAGACTCAATTCCACTCCAATAAATCTAGGTCATCcatcaaaaacatcatAAAACCAAAATAG
- the COQ2 gene encoding 4-hydroxybenzoate octaprenyltransferase (similar to Saccharomyces cerevisiae COQ2 (YNR041C); ancestral locus Anc_6.361), which produces MFVLHRNSILLGKSIVGSGRVTVAGISGIGRKRFMSTPSSSKGSAPPVFTSKELEVARKERLDGLGPFVSRLPKKWIPYAELMRLEKPVGTWLLYLPCSWSILMGAMMQGASLGATAGMLGVFGVGALVMRGAGCTINDYLDRKLDQRVIRSVERPIASGRVTPRGALVFLGAQTLVGMGVLALLPAQCWWLGLASLPIVFTYPLFKRFTYYPQAALSACFNWGALLGFPAMGIMCWPTMVPLYLSSYLWCMTYDTIYAHQDKKFDIKAGIKSTALAWGPRTKSIMKAMSVSQITLLAVAGLNSGLLWGPGFIGGLGVFAYRLFGMIKKVDLDNPKNCWKYFTANINTGLYFTYALTLDYILRLFGFL; this is translated from the coding sequence ATGTTTGTTTTGCATAGAAACAGTATTCTGCTAGGGAAGTCAATTGTGGGTAGCGGGCGAGTAACCGTTGCTGGAATCAGCGGGATCGGTAGAAAGAGATTCATGTCGACGCCTTCCTCCTCGAAGGGGTCGGCACCACCCGTTTTCACTTCGAAAGAGTTGGAAGTGGCACGTAAGGAAAGATTGGATGGACTGGGGCCGTTCGTGTCTCGGTTGCCCAAGAAATGGATTCCGTATGCGGAACTGATGAGGCTGGAGAAACCTGTGGGCACGTGGCTGTTATATTTGCCCTGCAGTTGGTCTATACTTATGGGGGCCATGATGCAAGGTGCCTCATTGGGCGCAACAGCTGGTATGTTGGGTGTTTTCGGTGTGGGCGCCTTGGTAATGAGAGGTGCTGGCTGCACCATTAACGATTATTTGGACAGAAAGCTGGACCAAAGAGTAATCAGGTCTGTCGAGAGACCCATTGCCTCTGGTAGAGTGACTCCCCGCGGGGCACTGGTATTCCTGGGAGCTCAAACCCTGGTCGGAATGGGCGTTCTGGCTTTGCTTCCCGCGCAATGCTGGTGGTTAGGTTTGGCATCCCTGCCCATAGTGTTTACATACCCTTTGTTTAAGCGGTTCACGTATTATCCTCAGGCCGCATTAAGCGCCTGTTTTAATTGGGGGGCACTGCTTGGATTTCCAGCCATGGGTATAATGTGCTGGCCCACGATGGTACCTTTGTACTTGAGTAGTTATCTGTGGTGTATGACTTACGACACCATATATGCGCACCAAGATAAGAAGTTCGACATCAAAGCGGGAATCAAGTCCACCGCTTTGGCGTGGGGTCCACGCACGAAGTCTATCATGAAGGCTATGTCAGTATCCCAAATTACGCTGCTAGCCGTTGCAGGCTTGAACAGCGGGTTGTTGTGGGGACCCGGGTTCATTGGTGGGTTGGGCGTCTTCGCTTACAGGTTGTTTGGCATGATCAAGAAAGTGGACCTTGACAATCCTAAAAACTGCTGGAAATATTTTACTGCAAACATCAACACCGGACTCTACTTTACATATGCTTTGACGCTCGATTATATTCTAAGACTGTTCGGCTTCTTGTAG
- the MVD1 gene encoding diphosphomevalonate decarboxylase MVD1 (similar to Saccharomyces cerevisiae MVD1 (YNR043W); ancestral locus Anc_6.362), whose product MTIYTASVTAPVNIATLKYWGKRDTKLNLPTNSSISVTLSQDDLRTLTSAATAPEFERDTLWLNGEPHSIDNERTQNCLRDLRQLRKELESKDTSLPTLSQWKLHIVSENNFPTAAGLASSAAGFAALVSAIAKLYQLPQSTSEISRIARKGSGSACRSLFGGYVAWEMGTAEDGHDSMAVQIADSSDWPQMKACVLVVSDIKKDVSSTQGMQLTVATSELFKERIEHVVPKRFEVMRKAIVEKDFASFAKETMMDSNSFHATCLDSFPPIFYMNDTSKHIISWCHSINQFYGETIVAYTFDAGPNAVLYYLAENELKLFAFIYKLFGSVPGWDKKFTVGQLEAFNQQFESANFTARELDLELQKGVARVILTQVGSGPQETKESLVDAKTGLPKK is encoded by the coding sequence ATGACCATTTATACAGCATCCGTTACTGCGCCCGTCAATATCGCCACTTTGAAATACTGGGGTAAAAGAGACACCAAGTTGAATCTTCCCACCAATTCATCAATCTCAGTCACTTTATCGCAAGATGACTTGAGAACCTTGACATCTGCGGCCACTGCGCCTGAGTTTGAGAGAGACACCTTGTGGTTGAATGGGGAACCACATAGCATTGACAACGAAAGAACTCAAAACTGCCTGCGCGACCTCCGCCAATTGAGAAAGGAACTGGAATCCAAAGACACTTCGTTGCCCACTCTATCCCAATGGAAACTGCACATTGTCTCTGAAAACAACTTCCCCACAGCCGCTGGGTTGGCTTCCTCTGCAGCTGGCTTTGCTGCTTTGGTCTCTGCCATTGCCAAGTTATACCAGTTACCACAATCCACTTctgaaatttcaagaattgcCAGAAAGGGTTCTGGTTCAGCTTGTAGATCCCTTTTCGGTGGGTACGTGGCCTGGGAAATGGGCACAGCTGAGGACGGCCATGATTCCATGGCGGTACAAATTGCAGACAGCTCCGACTGGCCTCAAATGAAAGCCTGTGTCCTTGTTGTCAGCGATATCAAGAAGGACGTGAGTTCCACTCAAGGCATGCAGCTGACAGTTGCGACTTCCgaattattcaaagaaagaattgaacATGTCGTCCCAAAGAGATTTGAGGTCATGCGCAAAGccattgttgaaaaagattttgCCTCCTTTGCCAAGGAAACAATGATGGATTCTAACTCCTTCCATGCCACATGCTTGGACTCCTTCCCTCCTATCTTTTACATGAACGACACTTCCAAACATATCATCAGTTGGTGCCACTCAATCAACCAGTTTTACGGCGAAACGATTGTCGCCTATACCTTCGACGCAGGTCCCAATGCTGTATTGTACTATTTAGCTGAaaatgaattgaaattatttGCATTTATCTATAAATTATTCGGCTCAGTTCCTGGATGGGACAAGAAGTTTACTGTTGGACAACTTGAAGCCTTCAACCAACAATTCGAATCTGCCAACTTCACTGCACGTGAATTGGATCTTGAATTGCAAAAGGGTGTTGCCAGAGTAATCCTAACTCAGGTCGGTTCAGGCCCacaagaaacaaaagaatcTTTGGTTGATGCAAAGACCGGTTTACCAAAGAAATAA